The genome window ATCCCGCAGGGGCCGCCCCAACTGATCCGTCAACACGCCCCAACCATAGCGGCTGGGGCGTGTTTCGGGAGCGGCGCGGCTTGCATTTGCCTTCACGGCCAGGCGCGCCGGCGCTGCCCGGAGCGGATCAGACCTTCTCGACCTCGAACGTCAGGCCCAGGTCCTTCACGTCGGCGTTGGGGTCCCGGCCCGCCACGAGGGCGTACGCGGCGCGCCCAGGGGTCAGGTAGGTGCCGGCCACGCGGCGCAGGTCGTCCAGCGTGACCGCCAGCAACCGGGTCTTGTAGGTCTCCTGCACTTCGGGGGTGTAGCCGCTCTGGTCGCCGAAAAAGCGCAGGCGGCCCACCGTGTCGGGGCTGGTCAGGGGATCGAGGAGCTTGCTGGCCGACAATGTGGCCTCGGTCAGTTCACGCTCGCCCAGGTCGCGCGCCAGGAAGTCCCCCACAGTCCGGAAGACCTCGTAGGTGCGGGAGATGTGCGGATCGCGGTAGCTCGAGAAGCTGAACACCCCCGTGCGGGTATCGAACCCGGCCGCCGCGCCGTAGGCCCCGCCCTTCTCGCGGATCTCGGGCAGCAGGTACTCGGCGCGCAGCAGGCGTGAGAGCACGAGCAGCGCCGGACTGTCGGGGTGCGTGTAGGGCACGGTGGGGTAGGCCAGCGCATTGAAGGCGACCGGCGAATCGGTCAGGCGGGCCTGCGGCGTGTGCGCGGGCAGGGGCGGCGCCGGGCGCCCGACCGCTGCGCCGTCCGTGAACAGGTCCGTGATGGGCGTGAGGTCCAGGCTCAGGTCGCCGGGCAGCGCGGTCAGGCACAGTAGTGGCTGGCCCCGCAGGATCAGGTCGCGCAGCTCCCCGAACCGGGCCAGCAGGGCGTCGAGGCGGTCGTCGAGCGATTCGGGTTGGCCCTCGCCCCCTTCCACGATGGCCTTCAGGTTCGCCAGCAGGCTCAGGCCGCCCAGACGCTCGTCGGTCGCGGCCGAGAGGTTCACCTGCGCCGACGCGAGCCGGTCGGCATAGGCGTTGCCCGAGCTGACGACGCTGGCCTTGAGCCCCGAGAGGCGCTGCTCCAGCAGCTGCCGCAGCCGCTCCCGCGTCAGTTCGGGCTGGGCGATCACGTCGCGCAGCAGCGACACGAGCTCGCCGCCGTTGCGCGCCAGCGCCTTGCCGCTGAAGGTCAGGGCGAGGCGGACCCGGCCCAGGTCGTCGGGGGCCGTGCCCACCGCCGCGCCGGCGCCGATCCCGCCCGTGACCGCTTCGGCGCGGCGGGCCAGGGCCACATAGTCCTGCCCGGCGGCGCCGCCGCGCGTGACCGTGTAGGCGTACAGCGGCAGCACGTCGAGCAGCTCTCCCAGTTCGGGCAGGCGCACCTGCACGTCAAGGTAATCCAGGCCGCCGGTGGGCTGTGGGACCCGGCCCACGAGCGCGCGCCCGGCCTGCTCGGTGGCGTACTCGGGCCGCGCCACCCCGGCGGGTACGTCGGCCAGCGTCAGCGTGGGCAGCACGTTGGGGTCGCTCTCCTGGCCCTGAAGCGACTGGAGTTGCAGGCTCTCGCGCACGATGCGGGCGCGGTCCTCTTCGGTGAAGTCGGCGCTCAGGCGCCCGACCAGTTCACGCTCGCTCTGCTCGGTGCGGGCAGCGAGCTCGGGGTCGGGGGTCACGTTCAGGGTCACGCGGTGGGGGTTGTCCAGCAGTCCCTCCTCGATCATCGTCTCGAACACGCGCTGGCCGGCGGTCAGGTCGGCGCGCAGGCGGCCGAGTTCGGCGTCCAGGCGCAGGCCGGTGACCGGATCGCCGCCGTAGAGCCAGGGTCCCAGCAGCCGGAACATGACCTGGAGGCCGTAGGGGTAGCCGCTGTTGCTGACCTCCTTCTGCGCGATCTCGAACTGGTGCAGGCTGCTCTCGATGAGGGCCGGGTCCAGCCCCGAGTCGGCGATCTGGCGCAGGGTGGCGAGCACGAGCGCCTCGACCTCGTCGGCCTTGCCGGCACTCAGGCCTTTGAGACCCGCCGCGAAGGCCCCCTCGCGGAAGGAATCGCGGTAGCCCGAGAGATCGGCCAGCGCCGAGCCCAGACCCGAGTCGATCAGGGGCCGGGTCAGCGGCGCGCCTGCGTTGCCCAGCAGCACGTCGCTCAGCACGCTCCAGCGCAGGTTCAGGTCGGGGTCGCTGCTGCGCCCCAGTTTCCAGGCGACCAGGGCCTGCGCGCCGCGTTCGGTGTCGCTGCCGGGGTACACCACGTCCATG of Deinococcus sp. Leaf326 contains these proteins:
- a CDS encoding insulinase family protein, with product MTATPTTHRLPSVGDTLGRYTVERVQALPEMSGTLVLLRHENGARHAHVAREDDNLAFGVTFPTVPRDSTGVAHILEHTVLMGSRKYPVPDPFFSMLPRSLNTFMNAMTASDWTTYPFSTRNVQDYDNLLSVYLDATFFPLLRYESFRQDGHRFEFETPDDPTTPLKLQGVVYNEMKGAMASAGSVMWRSLGQALYPDLTYANNSGGSPEHIPELTYEALRAFHAAHYHPSNAYFYSYGNQSLEHVLERVEDQVMSQFPAQTLDVSIPDQPAFSAPRHMDVVYPGSDTERGAQALVAWKLGRSSDPDLNLRWSVLSDVLLGNAGAPLTRPLIDSGLGSALADLSGYRDSFREGAFAAGLKGLSAGKADEVEALVLATLRQIADSGLDPALIESSLHQFEIAQKEVSNSGYPYGLQVMFRLLGPWLYGGDPVTGLRLDAELGRLRADLTAGQRVFETMIEEGLLDNPHRVTLNVTPDPELAARTEQSERELVGRLSADFTEEDRARIVRESLQLQSLQGQESDPNVLPTLTLADVPAGVARPEYATEQAGRALVGRVPQPTGGLDYLDVQVRLPELGELLDVLPLYAYTVTRGGAAGQDYVALARRAEAVTGGIGAGAAVGTAPDDLGRVRLALTFSGKALARNGGELVSLLRDVIAQPELTRERLRQLLEQRLSGLKASVVSSGNAYADRLASAQVNLSAATDERLGGLSLLANLKAIVEGGEGQPESLDDRLDALLARFGELRDLILRGQPLLCLTALPGDLSLDLTPITDLFTDGAAVGRPAPPLPAHTPQARLTDSPVAFNALAYPTVPYTHPDSPALLVLSRLLRAEYLLPEIREKGGAYGAAAGFDTRTGVFSFSSYRDPHISRTYEVFRTVGDFLARDLGERELTEATLSASKLLDPLTSPDTVGRLRFFGDQSGYTPEVQETYKTRLLAVTLDDLRRVAGTYLTPGRAAYALVAGRDPNADVKDLGLTFEVEKV